A region of Argentina anserina chromosome 5, drPotAnse1.1, whole genome shotgun sequence DNA encodes the following proteins:
- the LOC126796001 gene encoding uncharacterized protein LOC126796001 isoform X2, with translation MARMTPPKSPMVCEKYQTGCMWRLYGLFDFRQGHSAKKLISDKKHSNRFDKKNSKINKVDLLTGLDEMSQSVDDKKQNKTETVDSGMASKRKHKEEKLSTELQMIKNLDSDESKHMQSNSKLGGPLPKKKGKASKSSQISQSIPPHGLKSEAKNAKPSYISVEQSLNKLHLEALAEEVHGKKQRGCGCKSINYEITVPQVKKTAAEAIIIQKFIDEKYIRTDGVNHQSRQLSDALEILNSNKELFRKLLQDPNSLLAKRIEDIKESQAVKHQMKSLPDINSSEPKQCDGPVGIQKSKFCDTYSSEESDDALSSDKIVVLKPGPISMQSAEDNINCSSVQSSYNRQSEMPENFSFSQIMKKLRHAIGVSRKEQLSKGMDDTLNRSPCVGSKEDCEEKGVEIKETGMIISPLDVKKRDDIRWERECESLIQCETASTSGSGLGNSNISVLLHPRRNEPDSSLEARLLELLNSGNNERRGQKTLERLISFPEYDFLPTRSPVGLSPYSNRHLSYDYKWRLQKEKISCSSPTENKHIMHQGETNSLEEPSESESACTNGTLETNDTVNPGESNSSEGLRRSHCVEKSGTRDTNDTIYQGETDCAETLSEINCKDKALDWSTDEANMYEEDEYFKTSIQEQPSTSSADVFQSPPRIETFEDSASIDDKGEHPSPVSVLEQFFVDAISEPAEEHHSAPLVRSPTDPDCSTTYLNDHELISEYIQAVLQAANLDWEGVSMMCDSTDQLLDPILFDTVKLQANQLYGDSMLLFDCIDEVLVDVYHSDIRYPSWLSFLEPNVRQLPIEKTVIHKVMKYVDRHLSLHPSPRTLKQVVEMDIARSGTWIDIRKDAEDIVFQMVDDVLEDLIIETII, from the exons ATGGCAAGGATGACACCACCAAAGAGCCCTATGGTATGTGAGAAGTACCAGACGGGTTGTATGTGGCGTTTATATGGCCTCTTCGACTTTCGCCAAGGTCACTCTGCTAAGAAGCTGATTTCGGATAAGAAGCATTCAAACAGATTTG ATAAGAAAAATTCTAAGATCAATAAGGTAGATTTGCTTACTGGTTTGGATGAGATGAGCCAAAGCGTGGAT GATAAAAAGCAGAACAAAACTGAGACAGTTGATTCTGGTATGGCAAGTAAAAGAAAGCACAAGGAAGAAAAGTTGTCCACTGAGCTGCAGATGATTAAGAACCTTGACTCTGATGAATCGAAACATATGCAATCCAATTCAAAACTTGGCGGTCCTTTACCTAAGAAGAAAGGGAAGGCTAGCAAAAGTAGTCAGATATCTCAGTCTATTCCGCCTCATGGTCTGAAAAGTGAAGCAAAGAATGCGAAACCTTCATATATTTCAGTAGAACAATCTTTAAACAAGCTCCACTTGGAAGCACTGGCAGAAGAGGTGCATGGCAAAAAGCAAAGAGGATGTGGTTGCAAGAGTATTAACTATGAGATTACAGTTCCACAAGTAAAGAAGACTGCAGCTGAGGCCATCATAATTCAGAAATTTATTGATGAAAAATACATCAGGACAGATGGGGTGAACCACCAGTCTAGACAACTATCAGATGCATTAGAGATTTTGAACTCTAACAAAGAATTATTCAGAAAGCTCCTACAAGATCCAAATTCTCTTCTAGCAAAACGTATTGAAGACATCAAAGAATCTCAGGCAGTAAAACATCAGATGAAATCTCTCCCTGACATCAACTCTTCAGAACCAAAGCAATGTGATGGTCCTGTAGGTATTCAGAAGTCGAAATTCTGTGATACCTACTCCTCTGAGGAAAGTGATGATGCCCTTTCTTCAGACAAGATAGTTGTTTTGAAACCGGGGCCAATTAGCATGCAAAGTGCTGAAGACAACATCAATTGTTCTTCTGTGCAATCTTCTTACAACAGGCAGAGTGAAATGCCTGAGAATTTTTCTTTCAGTCAGATAATGAAGAAGTTGAGACATGCTATAGGGGTAAGCAGAAAAGAGCAACTCTCTAAGGGGATGGATGATACATTAAATAGATCTCCCTGTGTTGGCTCAAAAGAGGATTGTGAAGAAAAAGGTGTGGAGATCAAGGAAACAGGAATGATAATATCTCCTCTTGACGTCAAGAAAAGAGACGATATAAGATGGGAGAGAGAATGTGAATCACTCATTCAGTGTGAAACTGCATCAACCAGTGGAAGTGGTCTTGGGAACTCGAACATTTCTGTTCTTCTCCATCCTAGGCGAAATGAACCTGATAGTTCTTTGGAGGCCAGGTTGTTGGAATTGTTAAACAGTGGAAACAATGAAAGACGGGGACAGAAAACTTTGGAGAGGTTGATATCATTTCCTGAGTACGACTTCTTGCCTACACGCAGTCCTGTAGGGCTTTCACCCTACAGCAATCGCCATCTGTCATATGATTACAAGTGGAGGcttcagaaagaaaaaattagcTGCTCAAGTCCTACAG AGAATAAACACATCATGCACCAAGGAGAAACCAATTCTTTAGAAGAGCCCTCTGAATCAGAAAGCGCGTGCACAAATGGTACTCTGGAAACTAATGATACTGTCAACCCAGGAGAAAGTAATTCGTCGGAAGGTCTAAGAAGATCCCATTGCGTGGAGAAGAGCGGTACCAGAGACACTAATGACACCATATACCAAGGCGAAACTGACTGTGCAGAGACATTATCTGAAATAAATTGCAAAGACAAGGCTCTTGATTGGAGTACAGATGAAGCCAACATGTACGAGGAAGATGAATATTTTAAGACCTCCATACAG GAGCAGCCATCAACGTCTTCAGCTGATGTTTTCCAGTCACCTCCAAGAATTGAGACATTCGAAGATTCTGCTAGCATTGATGATAAAGGAGAGCACCCAAGTCCAGTATCTGTACTTGAGCAGTTTTTTGTAGATGCCATATCTGAACCTG CTGAAGAGCACCATTCTGCTCCTCTTGTGAGGTCTCCAACGGACCCTGACTGTAGTACCACTTATTTGAATGACCACGAATTGATCTCTGAGTATATTCAGGCAGTGCTGCAAGCTGCAAACTTAGATTGGGAAGGAGTTTCAATGATGTGCGACTCAACAGACCAACTGCTTGACCCAATCTTGTTTGACACTGTTAAGCTGCAGGCAAACCAACTTTATGGTGATTCTATGCTCCTCTTTGACTGTATAGATGAAGTCCTTGTTGACGTATACCACAGTGATATTCGATATCCCTCTTGGCTGTCATTTCTCGAGCCAAATGTGCGACAACTTCCAATCGAGAAAACTGTGATTCATAAGGTGATGAAGTATGTTGACCGGCACCTATCACTTCATCCATCACCCCGGACATTGAAGCAGGTTGTTGAGATGGATATAGCACGGTCTGGCACATGGATAGATATCCGGAAGGATGCTGAGGATATTGTTTTTCAGATGGTAGACGATGTTTTAGAAGATTTGATAATAGAAACAATAATTTAG
- the LOC126796001 gene encoding uncharacterized protein LOC126796001 isoform X1, producing MARMTPPKSPMVCEKYQTGCMWRLYGLFDFRQGHSAKKLISDKKHSNRFDKKNSKINKVDLLTGLDEMSQSVDDKKQNKTETVDSGMASKRKHKEEKLSTELQMIKNLDSDESKHMQSNSKLGGPLPKKKGKASKSSQISQSIPPHGLKSEAKNAKPSYISVEQSLNKLHLEALAEEVHGKKQRGCGCKSINYEITVPQVKKTAAEAIIIQKFIDEKYIRTDGVNHQSRQLSDALEILNSNKELFRKLLQDPNSLLAKRIEDIKESQAVKHQMKSLPDINSSEPKQCDGPVGIQKSKFCDTYSSEESDDALSSDKIVVLKPGPISMQSAEDNINCSSVQSSYNRQSEMPENFSFSQIMKKLRHAIGVSRKEQLSKGMDDTLNRSPCVGSKEDCEEKGVEIKETGMIISPLDVKKRDDIRWERECESLIQCETASTSGSGLGNSNISVLLHPRRNEPDSSLEARLLELLNSGNNERRGQKTLERLISFPEYDFLPTRSPVGLSPYSNRHLSYDYKWRLQKEKISCSSPTENKHIMHQGETNSLEEPSESESACTNGTLETNDTVNPGESNSSEGLRRSHCVEKSGTRDTNDTIYQGETDCAETLSEINCKDKALDWSTDEANMYEEDEYFKTSIQEQPSTSSADVFQSPPRIETFEDSASIDDKGEHPSPVSVLEQFFVDAISEPDISAAEEHHSAPLVRSPTDPDCSTTYLNDHELISEYIQAVLQAANLDWEGVSMMCDSTDQLLDPILFDTVKLQANQLYGDSMLLFDCIDEVLVDVYHSDIRYPSWLSFLEPNVRQLPIEKTVIHKVMKYVDRHLSLHPSPRTLKQVVEMDIARSGTWIDIRKDAEDIVFQMVDDVLEDLIIETII from the exons ATGGCAAGGATGACACCACCAAAGAGCCCTATGGTATGTGAGAAGTACCAGACGGGTTGTATGTGGCGTTTATATGGCCTCTTCGACTTTCGCCAAGGTCACTCTGCTAAGAAGCTGATTTCGGATAAGAAGCATTCAAACAGATTTG ATAAGAAAAATTCTAAGATCAATAAGGTAGATTTGCTTACTGGTTTGGATGAGATGAGCCAAAGCGTGGAT GATAAAAAGCAGAACAAAACTGAGACAGTTGATTCTGGTATGGCAAGTAAAAGAAAGCACAAGGAAGAAAAGTTGTCCACTGAGCTGCAGATGATTAAGAACCTTGACTCTGATGAATCGAAACATATGCAATCCAATTCAAAACTTGGCGGTCCTTTACCTAAGAAGAAAGGGAAGGCTAGCAAAAGTAGTCAGATATCTCAGTCTATTCCGCCTCATGGTCTGAAAAGTGAAGCAAAGAATGCGAAACCTTCATATATTTCAGTAGAACAATCTTTAAACAAGCTCCACTTGGAAGCACTGGCAGAAGAGGTGCATGGCAAAAAGCAAAGAGGATGTGGTTGCAAGAGTATTAACTATGAGATTACAGTTCCACAAGTAAAGAAGACTGCAGCTGAGGCCATCATAATTCAGAAATTTATTGATGAAAAATACATCAGGACAGATGGGGTGAACCACCAGTCTAGACAACTATCAGATGCATTAGAGATTTTGAACTCTAACAAAGAATTATTCAGAAAGCTCCTACAAGATCCAAATTCTCTTCTAGCAAAACGTATTGAAGACATCAAAGAATCTCAGGCAGTAAAACATCAGATGAAATCTCTCCCTGACATCAACTCTTCAGAACCAAAGCAATGTGATGGTCCTGTAGGTATTCAGAAGTCGAAATTCTGTGATACCTACTCCTCTGAGGAAAGTGATGATGCCCTTTCTTCAGACAAGATAGTTGTTTTGAAACCGGGGCCAATTAGCATGCAAAGTGCTGAAGACAACATCAATTGTTCTTCTGTGCAATCTTCTTACAACAGGCAGAGTGAAATGCCTGAGAATTTTTCTTTCAGTCAGATAATGAAGAAGTTGAGACATGCTATAGGGGTAAGCAGAAAAGAGCAACTCTCTAAGGGGATGGATGATACATTAAATAGATCTCCCTGTGTTGGCTCAAAAGAGGATTGTGAAGAAAAAGGTGTGGAGATCAAGGAAACAGGAATGATAATATCTCCTCTTGACGTCAAGAAAAGAGACGATATAAGATGGGAGAGAGAATGTGAATCACTCATTCAGTGTGAAACTGCATCAACCAGTGGAAGTGGTCTTGGGAACTCGAACATTTCTGTTCTTCTCCATCCTAGGCGAAATGAACCTGATAGTTCTTTGGAGGCCAGGTTGTTGGAATTGTTAAACAGTGGAAACAATGAAAGACGGGGACAGAAAACTTTGGAGAGGTTGATATCATTTCCTGAGTACGACTTCTTGCCTACACGCAGTCCTGTAGGGCTTTCACCCTACAGCAATCGCCATCTGTCATATGATTACAAGTGGAGGcttcagaaagaaaaaattagcTGCTCAAGTCCTACAG AGAATAAACACATCATGCACCAAGGAGAAACCAATTCTTTAGAAGAGCCCTCTGAATCAGAAAGCGCGTGCACAAATGGTACTCTGGAAACTAATGATACTGTCAACCCAGGAGAAAGTAATTCGTCGGAAGGTCTAAGAAGATCCCATTGCGTGGAGAAGAGCGGTACCAGAGACACTAATGACACCATATACCAAGGCGAAACTGACTGTGCAGAGACATTATCTGAAATAAATTGCAAAGACAAGGCTCTTGATTGGAGTACAGATGAAGCCAACATGTACGAGGAAGATGAATATTTTAAGACCTCCATACAG GAGCAGCCATCAACGTCTTCAGCTGATGTTTTCCAGTCACCTCCAAGAATTGAGACATTCGAAGATTCTGCTAGCATTGATGATAAAGGAGAGCACCCAAGTCCAGTATCTGTACTTGAGCAGTTTTTTGTAGATGCCATATCTGAACCTG ATATATCTGCAGCTGAAGAGCACCATTCTGCTCCTCTTGTGAGGTCTCCAACGGACCCTGACTGTAGTACCACTTATTTGAATGACCACGAATTGATCTCTGAGTATATTCAGGCAGTGCTGCAAGCTGCAAACTTAGATTGGGAAGGAGTTTCAATGATGTGCGACTCAACAGACCAACTGCTTGACCCAATCTTGTTTGACACTGTTAAGCTGCAGGCAAACCAACTTTATGGTGATTCTATGCTCCTCTTTGACTGTATAGATGAAGTCCTTGTTGACGTATACCACAGTGATATTCGATATCCCTCTTGGCTGTCATTTCTCGAGCCAAATGTGCGACAACTTCCAATCGAGAAAACTGTGATTCATAAGGTGATGAAGTATGTTGACCGGCACCTATCACTTCATCCATCACCCCGGACATTGAAGCAGGTTGTTGAGATGGATATAGCACGGTCTGGCACATGGATAGATATCCGGAAGGATGCTGAGGATATTGTTTTTCAGATGGTAGACGATGTTTTAGAAGATTTGATAATAGAAACAATAATTTAG
- the LOC126796006 gene encoding transcription factor GLABRA 3-like isoform X2, with protein MNLYQLVKQVHMLEGLQLHYLLKILLIQSGITWFACRSSSTLAKVYCLGLLECNILFLTSFISFSKLFSLPGRTLANGQPIWLCNAHHADSRVFTRSLLAKSASIQTVVCFPFLGGVIELGVTELVLEDPGLIQHVKTSFLEVPYPQCLNKINPSPGSYRNHNDLASSALDQDVVDTKYIPIVRCEDMDVTSLNNSSNGFGPNQPAEDSFMIEAMNGEASQVQSWQYMDDELSNYIHHSMDSSDCISQTLVYPEKVVSGAKNEKVPSDHILQDHKECNAPKQISLGPEINDLHYQSVLSSLLKSSHQLILGPQFQNGYQESSFVNWKKGGSVKCRNQRSPQNLLKKILFEVPKMHVVCVLKSPEDNGDQDGVWRPEAGESLMNHVISERKRREKLNEKFSILKSLVPSIRKGDKVSILDNAIEYLKDLEKRVEELETSQASSDLEATIKRTTRENSEKTSDSCCNNKTNNVKKPLVYKRKARDFDETEPEINYAASKTNLSDNVKVSMNNKDALIEMRFPWREGVLLEIMDVTSSLHLDTHSVQSSTTDGILSLTIQSRFKGSNIASAGTIELALQKIALNC; from the exons ATGAATCTCTATCAGCTGGTGAAGCAAGTCCACATGCTAGAAGGCCTTCAGCTGCATTATCTCCTGAAGATCTTGCTGATACAGAGTGGTATTACTTGGTTTGCATGTCGTTCGTCTTCAACATTGGCCAAGG TGTATTGTCTTGGTCTCTTGGAATGCAACATTCTTTTCCTGACATCATTCATTTCTTTCTCCAAACTCTTTAGCTTGCCGGGAAGAACGTTAGCAAATGGCCAACCGATCTGGCTATGCAATGCTCATCATGCAGATAGTAGAGTGTTTACTCGCTCTCTACTAGCAAAG AGCGCTTCCATTCAG ACTGTGGTATGCTTTCCTTTTCTCGGAGGTGTGATTGAGCTGGGTGTGACTGAGCTG GTTCTTGAGGACCCTGGTCTCATTCAACACGTTAAAACATCATTCTTGGAGGTTCCATACCCTCAATGTTTGAACAAGATCAATCCTAGTCCAGGAAGCTATAGAAATCACAATGATCTCGCAAGCTCTGCACTTGATCAGGATGTTGTTGACACCAAATACATTCCTATTGTAAGATGTGAAGATATGGATGTGACTTCACTCAATAACAGTTCAAATGGTTTCGGGCCAAATCAACCAGCTGAAGATTCATTCATGATTGAAGCGATGAATGGGGAAGCTTCTCAAGTGCAGAGCTGGCAGTATATGGATGATGAGTTAAGTAACTATATACATCATTCCATGGATTCGAGTGATTGCATATCTCAAACATTGGTATATCCTGAAAAGGTTGTGTCTGGTGCTAAGAATGAAAAGGTCCCATCTGATCATATTCTGCAAGACCATAAGGAGTGCAATGCCCCAAAACAAATCTCTTTGGGACCTGAAATAAATGACTTGCATTACCAGAGTGTTCTGTCTTCCCTTTTAAAGAGCTCACACCAATTGATATTGGGGCCACAGTTTCAAAATGGTTATCAGGAATCCAGTTTTGTGAATTGGAAGAAAGGAGGAtctgtaaaatgcagaaatcaaCGAAGCCCGCAAAACTTGTTGAAGAAGATTTTGTTTGAAGTTCCTAAGATGCATGTAGTTTGTGTTCTCAAGTCCCCAGAAGATAATGGTGATCAAGATGGAGTTTGGAGACCAGAAGCTGGTGAAAGTCTTATGAACCATGTAATATCTGAGAGGAAGCGAAGGGAAAAACTAAATGAAAAGTTTTCCATTTTGAAATCTTTGGTGCCTTCAATTCGAAAG GGTGACAAAGTATCCATACTCGATAATGCAATAGAGTACTTGAAAGATCTTGAGAAAAGGGTTGAAGAGTTGGAAACGTCTCAGGCATCATCAGATTTAGAAGCAACAATAAAGAGGACAACACGAGAGAATAGTGAGAAAACATCTGACAGCTGTTGCAACAACAAAACGAATAATGTGAAGAAACCATTAGTCTACAAGAGGAAGGCCCGtgactttgatgagacagaaCCAGAGATCAACTATGCTGCATCGAAAACCAATTTGAGTGATAATGTGAAGGTGAGTATGAACAATAAGGATGCTCTAATTGAGATGAGGTTTCCTTGGAGGGAGGGAGTGTTGCTTGAAATCATGGATGTCACAAGCAGTCTCCACTTGGACACTCACTCAGTTCAATCATCTACTACAGATGGGATTCTTTCTCTGACTATTCAATCAAGG TTTAAGGGGTCGAATATTGCATCAGCCGGGACGATAGAGCTAGCACTTCAGAAAATCGCCTTGAACTGTTGA
- the LOC126796006 gene encoding transcription factor EGL1-like isoform X1 gives MGTRLQNQERVPENLRKQLAIAVRSIQWSYAIFWSISPRQPGVLEWGDGYYNGDIKTRKTVQAIELDADQMGLQRSEHLRELYESLSAGEASPHARRPSAALSPEDLADTEWYYLVCMSFVFNIGQGLPGRTLANGQPIWLCNAHHADSRVFTRSLLAKSASIQTVVCFPFLGGVIELGVTELVLEDPGLIQHVKTSFLEVPYPQCLNKINPSPGSYRNHNDLASSALDQDVVDTKYIPIVRCEDMDVTSLNNSSNGFGPNQPAEDSFMIEAMNGEASQVQSWQYMDDELSNYIHHSMDSSDCISQTLVYPEKVVSGAKNEKVPSDHILQDHKECNAPKQISLGPEINDLHYQSVLSSLLKSSHQLILGPQFQNGYQESSFVNWKKGGSVKCRNQRSPQNLLKKILFEVPKMHVVCVLKSPEDNGDQDGVWRPEAGESLMNHVISERKRREKLNEKFSILKSLVPSIRKGDKVSILDNAIEYLKDLEKRVEELETSQASSDLEATIKRTTRENSEKTSDSCCNNKTNNVKKPLVYKRKARDFDETEPEINYAASKTNLSDNVKVSMNNKDALIEMRFPWREGVLLEIMDVTSSLHLDTHSVQSSTTDGILSLTIQSRFKGSNIASAGTIELALQKIALNC, from the exons ATGGGTACTAGGCTCCAGAATCAGGAGAGAGTTCCAGAGAATCTGAGAAAGCAGCTTGCTATTGCTGTGAGAAGCATCCAATGGAGCTATGCAATCTTCTGGTCCATTTCACCAAGACAACCAGG GGTGTTGGAGTGGGGTGATGGGTACTACAATGGAGATATTAAGACAAGGAAAACAGTGCAAGCCATTGAACTTGATGCTGATCAAATGGGTCTACAGAGGAGTGAACACTTGAGAGAGCTTTATGAATCTCTATCAGCTGGTGAAGCAAGTCCACATGCTAGAAGGCCTTCAGCTGCATTATCTCCTGAAGATCTTGCTGATACAGAGTGGTATTACTTGGTTTGCATGTCGTTCGTCTTCAACATTGGCCAAGG CTTGCCGGGAAGAACGTTAGCAAATGGCCAACCGATCTGGCTATGCAATGCTCATCATGCAGATAGTAGAGTGTTTACTCGCTCTCTACTAGCAAAG AGCGCTTCCATTCAG ACTGTGGTATGCTTTCCTTTTCTCGGAGGTGTGATTGAGCTGGGTGTGACTGAGCTG GTTCTTGAGGACCCTGGTCTCATTCAACACGTTAAAACATCATTCTTGGAGGTTCCATACCCTCAATGTTTGAACAAGATCAATCCTAGTCCAGGAAGCTATAGAAATCACAATGATCTCGCAAGCTCTGCACTTGATCAGGATGTTGTTGACACCAAATACATTCCTATTGTAAGATGTGAAGATATGGATGTGACTTCACTCAATAACAGTTCAAATGGTTTCGGGCCAAATCAACCAGCTGAAGATTCATTCATGATTGAAGCGATGAATGGGGAAGCTTCTCAAGTGCAGAGCTGGCAGTATATGGATGATGAGTTAAGTAACTATATACATCATTCCATGGATTCGAGTGATTGCATATCTCAAACATTGGTATATCCTGAAAAGGTTGTGTCTGGTGCTAAGAATGAAAAGGTCCCATCTGATCATATTCTGCAAGACCATAAGGAGTGCAATGCCCCAAAACAAATCTCTTTGGGACCTGAAATAAATGACTTGCATTACCAGAGTGTTCTGTCTTCCCTTTTAAAGAGCTCACACCAATTGATATTGGGGCCACAGTTTCAAAATGGTTATCAGGAATCCAGTTTTGTGAATTGGAAGAAAGGAGGAtctgtaaaatgcagaaatcaaCGAAGCCCGCAAAACTTGTTGAAGAAGATTTTGTTTGAAGTTCCTAAGATGCATGTAGTTTGTGTTCTCAAGTCCCCAGAAGATAATGGTGATCAAGATGGAGTTTGGAGACCAGAAGCTGGTGAAAGTCTTATGAACCATGTAATATCTGAGAGGAAGCGAAGGGAAAAACTAAATGAAAAGTTTTCCATTTTGAAATCTTTGGTGCCTTCAATTCGAAAG GGTGACAAAGTATCCATACTCGATAATGCAATAGAGTACTTGAAAGATCTTGAGAAAAGGGTTGAAGAGTTGGAAACGTCTCAGGCATCATCAGATTTAGAAGCAACAATAAAGAGGACAACACGAGAGAATAGTGAGAAAACATCTGACAGCTGTTGCAACAACAAAACGAATAATGTGAAGAAACCATTAGTCTACAAGAGGAAGGCCCGtgactttgatgagacagaaCCAGAGATCAACTATGCTGCATCGAAAACCAATTTGAGTGATAATGTGAAGGTGAGTATGAACAATAAGGATGCTCTAATTGAGATGAGGTTTCCTTGGAGGGAGGGAGTGTTGCTTGAAATCATGGATGTCACAAGCAGTCTCCACTTGGACACTCACTCAGTTCAATCATCTACTACAGATGGGATTCTTTCTCTGACTATTCAATCAAGG TTTAAGGGGTCGAATATTGCATCAGCCGGGACGATAGAGCTAGCACTTCAGAAAATCGCCTTGAACTGTTGA